The following DNA comes from Myxococcales bacterium.
ACCGTCGCCATCGACTACTCGTCGCCCAACGTCGCAAAAGAGATGCACGTGGGGCACCTGCGCTCGACCATCATCGGGGACGCGCTGTCGCGGGTGCTGGAGGCCGTGGGTCAGCGCGTCGTCCGGCAGAATCACCTGGGCGACTGGGGTACGCCCTTCGGCATGTTGATCGAGCACCTGCTCGACGTTGGCACCGAGGGTGCGGAGCACTCGGTCAGCGACCTCAACGCGTTCTATCAGGCTGCGCGCAGGAAGTTCGACGAGGAGCCGAGCTTCGCGGAGCGGGCGCGCTCGCGTGTCGTGCTCTTGCAAGGGGGCGACCCCGCGACCCTCGAGCACTGGAAGCGGCTGGTGGACGCATCGAAGGCATACTTCGCCCGTGTCTACGCGCTGCTCGGGATCGGGCTGACCGACGCCGACATCGCGGCCGAGAGCCTGTACAACCCCAAGCTCGCTGGCGTCGTCAGCGAGCTCCGGGAAAAGGGCCTCGCCGTCGACGACGGCGGGGCGGTGTGTGTGTTCCCACCGGGTTTCAGCGGGCGCGAGGGCGAACCTCTGCCGCTGATCATTCAGAAGAAGGACGGTGGTTACGGTTACGCGACGACCGATCTCGCCGCCGTTCGCCATCGGATCGACACCCTGGGCGCGTCGCGCATCATCTACGTAGTGGGCTCACCGCAGGCGCAGCACCTGGCGATGGTGTTCGAGGCGGCCCGGCTCGCGGGTTGGCTGTGCCCGCCGGCGCGAGCCGAGCACGTGGCGTTCGGCTCGGTGCTCGGCACCGACAAGAAGATGCTGAAGACCCGGGCCGGCGAGACGACGCGGCTGATCGATCTCTTGAACGAAGCGATCAGCCGGGCCGGAGCCGTCGTGGCCGAAAAGAACCCTGGGCTCGACCCGGCGGAGCGCGAGCGCATTGCCAGGAGTGTGGGGATCGGCGCGGTGAAGTACGCGGATCTCTCCAGCGATCGTCTCAAGGACTACGTCTTCGACTGGGATCGCATGCTCGCGTTCGAAGGCAACACCGCGCCCTACGTGCAGTACGCCCACGCGCGGATCCGCTCGATCTTCCGCAAGGGCGCGGTCGAGGCTCCCCCGCCGTCTGCCATCGTCATCGCGGAGCCCGCGGAGAAGGCGCTGGCGCTGGCGCTGCTCGCGTTTCCGGGCGTGGTCCAGGATGTAGCCACCACACTCTACCCGCACAAACTCTGCGGTTACCTGTTCGAGCTCGCGACCGCGTTCAGCGGTTTCTTCGAGAGCTGCCCGGTGCTCAAGGCGGAGAGTGAAGAAGTTCGGGCGTCGCGCCTCGCGCTCAGCGAGCTGACCGCGCGCGTGCTCGAGCGGGGCCTGGGACTGCTCGGTATCGAAGCGCCCGAGCGCATGTGACGCGGCCCGTCAGGGAGCGATGGGCGACTGCTCCAGCGCAGCCACGCGCCTCGGGGTCGGGTCGCGCAGCACATACAGCGCGACGTAGAGCGGCAGCGCGAAGGGGCCCGCGAACAGGAACCCGGCGACCCAGACCGCGACCGCCCAGCTGGGCAGGCGAGGATCCCGCGAGGCGTGCACGGCCAAGATCACGGTGAGACACAGCTCCACGACCACGACGCAGGCGATGAGCGCGGCGAAGGCGATGAAGTGCTCGGCCTCGAAGGGGCCATTCAGGAGATCCCCCGGCGCGGGCGCGCCGCCGAGCCCGTGCGCCGCGATGTCGAACACGATCAGCTCGTAGCCGATGTAGCACCCGAGCCCGACGGCCGAGAGCAGCGGAAAAACGGCCGCGCACCCCAGCCCGAGCTTGCCGGCGGTCTTCAACTCGCGGTCCTTCGAGCAATGCGGCTCACGGGGCGGGGATGGTAATCAAGTTTCGCTGCCGGCGGCAGTCCGGGTTCGTCGATCGGGGGCGAAGCGCGCGCTCGGCGGCCGCTCATCGGCGCCCGCTCTGTCCGCGTTCGCTCGCTGAGCTAGGCTCTTTGCCCTCGACCGCCCAGCCTGGGAACCACGGTCAGCCTTCGTCACGCCCATCAGCATGGAAACCCTCCGCATCCTCTACCGGGACGACACACTCCTGGTCGTGAACAAACCTGCCGGGCTCCTCACCCACCGGAGCGAGCTTGCGCCGGACTCCGACGTCGCGATGACGCGGGCGCGCGACGCGATCGGCGCCCGGGTCTGGCCCCTTCATCGTCTCGATCGCGGTACGAGCGGAGCGCTGGCGTTTGCGCTCTCCGAACCCGCCGCACGAGCCCTGCGCGCTCGGATGGAAGCCGGCGAGGTTGACAAGGAGTATGTCGCGCTGGCTCGCGGGATCACACCCGAGGCGATCGTCGTCGACTACCCCGTTCCACGTGCCGAAGGCGGGGAACGCGTATCGGCGATCACCCGGTTTCGCAGGCTGTGCGCCCTCGACGGTTGCTCTCTGGTGGAGGCTCGCCCGAGCACGGGCAGGTACCACCAGATCCGACGCCACCTGTCGCATCTCCGTCATCCCATTGCTTGTGACTCCAACTACGGCACCGGCTGGTGCAACCGGAAGATCCGCGCCGAGACTTCGTTGAAGCGACTCGGGCTCCACGCGCTCAGGCTGACCTTTCATCTTGCAGGCGCTGAGCTCGTGGTGCGGGCGCCGCTGCCCGAGGATTTTGCGGGCGCGCTCCGAAGCCTGGGGGCGCCGCCCGAGCTGGTGCACGCGCTTGTCGCTTCCCGTGTTTGACGAAAGAGGTCAAGCTCGGCCCATGAAGTTTGGGCCCGCCGTGCTCGGTCTTGGTCTCCTGGTCGCGGCCTGTGGCGCGGCATCGCCGCCGGCGCAGACGGGCCCAGACGTGGCCGCGGTGCCCAGCGCTTCGCAGACGGCAGAACCGGCGGGTGGCGCGGGAGCGTCTTCGCTGGAGAACCCGCCCGCCCGCGTTGTCGATCCGGGAGGAGCGAACACGAACGGTTCGGCGAAAGCCGATCTGAATGCCATCGGCAGCGCGCCGGTGCTCCACCCCAGCGTGAAGCTCGAGACTGCCTGTGTACCCGAGCCCGCGCCGACGGGTCAGCTCGACGCTTGCGGCACCCGCGGGCGCACTTCGCTCGAAGTGAATGGCTCGACGAGCATGCTCGCGAAGAGTGGAGACTGCGAGCCTCAGACGCTTGCGCGGCAAGGAATGTACGCGTCGCTCGCGTGTGTTCACGACGATTTCTTGCACGCCGGCAGCGAGTGTTTTGCGTGTCGGATGCTCGGTGCGGGTTGGAGTGTCAGGGCTCGCATCCCCGAGCTGACCGCCGCGCAGTCGGTCGAGTTGCAGCGGCACCTGGGGCTCGACGCCTCGCGGCCTTTGACCAGCGCCGCGGCGTGGAAGCGCGCGATTGAAGCGGCGAAGCCCGCTCAGCCTTGAGCCCGCGTCGCTTCCGCGTACCATGAGCTGCATGTCGATGTTGCGAGCGGGTGGGGTCGGGGCTCTCGTGTCACTGGCTGGCCTCGGAGGCTGCGGCAGTGAGGGCGATGGCGGAACAAAGGCGACGGGCGGCGCGTCGAGCGGCGGCGCGTCGAGCGGCGGCGCATCGAGCGGCGGAAGCTCCGGCGCGGCAGGCTCCGGGGGCAGCGTGACGAGCGGAGGAGGCACAACGAGCGGCGGCGGAGGAGTCGCGGGGACCGGCGCGACCGGCGGCGCGGGCGGAGTCGGCGGGACCTCTGGGGGCGGCACCGGTGGTGGCGCGGGCAGCTGTCTGGCGGGGGACTTCCTGGCGTCTCTGGGCAAGTCGAAGCTGCTGGTCGGCGCGTCGATGGCGGACGACGTTGCCAAGAGTGCGCCCTTCGATCTGCGTTACCTGTACCTGAGCGGCGGGGTCGCAGACGGTGCCGGACCCTGCGCAAAGTGCGACAGCGGCTGCAACGCGGGCGGGAAGAGCTGCGCCAACAGTGGGCCGGGCTGCGCGTGGTGGGGCTGCTGGCAGTACGACAAGGATCCGCCCGGAGCCTACGTGCGCGATCTGGTGAACAAGGCCAAGGCCGACAAACAGATCCCGATGATCACCTATTACATGCTCCTGCAGGCGAGCGGGGTCGGGGAGGGGACGCCGGAGGTGACCCAGGCGAACAACGCGACCTTCATGGCGCGCTATTACGCCGACTGGCGCTTCGTTGCACAGCAGCTCGGAAACGAGCTCGCGTTTCTGCACATAGAACCGGATTTTTGGGGCTACGCCCAGCAGGTCAACGCCGACCCGACCAAGATCCCGGCCGCGGTTGCCAGCGCGAACCCGACGGACTGCGGCTCGCTGCCGAACACCATCGCCGGCATGGGTCAGTGCATGATCACGATGGGCAAGAAGTACGCGCCAAAGGCGAAGCTGAGCCTGCACGGCTCGGGGTGGGCCACGAAGTTCGACGTGCTCCTCAACAAAGATCCGAAGTTCGATGTCGCCGGACACGCCGCCCAGCTCGGAAAGTTCCTGGCCGCTGCGGGGCCGAATGCGGATTTCATCACCGTCGACGCATCCGACCGCGATGCCGCTTGGTACGACACACAAGGTCAGAACCGCTGGTGGGACGCGACCAACACCAAGCTTCCGAATTTCACGCAAGCGTTCGTCTGGGCCAAGGCGCTCGGCTCGAGCGCCAACAAACCGATCTTCTGGTGGCAGCTTCCGGTCGGTAACATGAGCTTGCCGAACCAGAACGAGAAGTGGAAGGACAACCGCGTCGACTATTTCATGACTCACATGAACGAGGTCGCGGCCGCGCACGGCGTCGGCGCCGCGTTCGGCTCCGGTGCGGGCGGGCAGACCAATCCGAGCACGGACGGCGGTAACCTCGTCAGCAAAGTGAAAACGTACGCGAGCGGCGGCGGCCAGGCGGCGTGTCCCTAGACTCGACCCGAGCGCTTTCGCGCAGCGGAAGCACTGCTGCGAGAGGGTCTCTTCGAGGTTACCCCCGGCGCGCGACCTGCCAGAAAATTCGCGACTCATCCCAGGCCAGAGGAGGCA
Coding sequences within:
- a CDS encoding pseudouridylate synthase; protein product: METLRILYRDDTLLVVNKPAGLLTHRSELAPDSDVAMTRARDAIGARVWPLHRLDRGTSGALAFALSEPAARALRARMEAGEVDKEYVALARGITPEAIVVDYPVPRAEGGERVSAITRFRRLCALDGCSLVEARPSTGRYHQIRRHLSHLRHPIACDSNYGTGWCNRKIRAETSLKRLGLHALRLTFHLAGAELVVRAPLPEDFAGALRSLGAPPELVHALVASRV
- the argS gene encoding arginine--tRNA ligase, which codes for MSEPREALAPVFRAALVAAFGAEHAGVDPVLRPSQHADFQANLALPLGKKLGRPPREVAAALVTALSGDDLVERVEVAGPGFINLWIGKAWLSRALSAAARGNLGLAEAAEVETVAIDYSSPNVAKEMHVGHLRSTIIGDALSRVLEAVGQRVVRQNHLGDWGTPFGMLIEHLLDVGTEGAEHSVSDLNAFYQAARRKFDEEPSFAERARSRVVLLQGGDPATLEHWKRLVDASKAYFARVYALLGIGLTDADIAAESLYNPKLAGVVSELREKGLAVDDGGAVCVFPPGFSGREGEPLPLIIQKKDGGYGYATTDLAAVRHRIDTLGASRIIYVVGSPQAQHLAMVFEAARLAGWLCPPARAEHVAFGSVLGTDKKMLKTRAGETTRLIDLLNEAISRAGAVVAEKNPGLDPAERERIARSVGIGAVKYADLSSDRLKDYVFDWDRMLAFEGNTAPYVQYAHARIRSIFRKGAVEAPPPSAIVIAEPAEKALALALLAFPGVVQDVATTLYPHKLCGYLFELATAFSGFFESCPVLKAESEEVRASRLALSELTARVLERGLGLLGIEAPERM